CCGCCCGCCGAGGAGAACCGGCGCGACGTCGTCCCCCGTTCCCTCCCAGGTGGCCACGAACGGATCCCCGACGGACAGTCCGGCCCCCAGCCCGGGGCCGAGAGATCGCGTGGGCCTTCCCGAACGCAGATCGGCGGGGGTACTCCAGCCGATCAGGTCGGAGACGTGCGGATCGAGCACCCGCCCGGCCCGGGGGTGGGCCACCAGGACGATCCCGTCGTCCGCGGTTTCCGTTGCGGGCGGGAGAGTCCCGTCGACGACCGGGACGCGCACCGCCCGGCTGCCGACCGTCCGCGCGTCGGTCGTGGAGGTGAAACCGGAACGCCGCAGCCAGGTCTCGTCGAAGTAGGTGGACAGGTACTGGCGGCCGGAGTCGGGCAGGAGCACCACGATCGTGTCGTCCCCGTCGAGCCGCTCGGCCAGGCGAAGGGCCGCCGCGAGCGCGACCCCGGAGGATCCGCCGCCCAGAAGCCCCTCACGGCGGGCCAGGTCGCGGATCGCGTCGATCGCGTCCTGATCGCTGACGGGCACGTACTCGTCGATCACGGTGGTGTCGAGCGAGCGCGGCCAGATGTCGTCAACCGTGGCCGGGTGCACGAAATGCCCTGCGCCCTCGACGTATTTCTGGCTCCCGTCGCCCCCGGCGTAGGACGAGGTGACCGGGTCGGCTCCGATGACGCGCACGGTGCCGCCGCTGATGTCCTTGAGGTAGCGGCCCGCCCCGGAGATGGTGCCCCCGGTGCCGACGGTCGAGACCAGGTGGGTCACGCGTCCTTCGGTGTCGGCCCAGATCTCCGGGCCGGTGGTGGCCTCGTGGGCGGCCGGGTTCGCGGGGTTGTCGTACTGCCCGGCCAGCCAG
Above is a genomic segment from Kineosporia corallincola containing:
- a CDS encoding PLP-dependent cysteine synthase family protein, producing the protein MTRYESVLESIGGTPLIRLIRVTEGLRPRVYVKAEGQNPGGGVKDRAALSMLRQAEADGLLRPGGTVVEATSGNTGIGLALVAAHLGYRAVIFTSPHIAAEKRAQILAYGADLRLVDAFVPRDHPDSLRSQAQAFVERTPGAWLAGQYDNPANPAAHEATTGPEIWADTEGRVTHLVSTVGTGGTISGAGRYLKDISGGTVRVIGADPVTSSYAGGDGSQKYVEGAGHFVHPATVDDIWPRSLDTTVIDEYVPVSDQDAIDAIRDLARREGLLGGGSSGVALAAALRLAERLDGDDTIVVLLPDSGRQYLSTYFDETWLRRSGFTSTTDARTVGSRAVRVPVVDGTLPPATETADDGIVLVAHPRAGRVLDPHVSDLIGWSTPADLRSGRPTRSLGPGLGAGLSVGDPFVATWEGTGDDVAPVLLGGRVVGVVIRKALGT